The following DNA comes from Pseudomonas sp. Tri1.
CGTCGGCCCGGCAGGCGCAGCAACTGCGCCGCCAGCATGGCGCCGCTCAGGCCGCCGCCGATGATCAGGATGTCCGCCTCGCGGGTGATGTCACGCTCATGTCGATCCAGCGCTGTGTCCATACCGCTCTCCAGGAATCAAATCACCACATTGCGTACGAATCTCGCCGCCACCGGGCCATCGTTGCGATAAGCATGGGGCTGGTTGCTGGCGAACATGAAAAACTCACCAGCACTGATGCGGCGCTCTTCGTCGCCCAACAACAGGGTCAGGCAGCCCTCGAACACATAGAGCTGCTCGCTCCAGCCGTCGGCGTCGGGTTCGGAATGGTAATGCTCGCCGGGCTCCAGGCGCCATTCCCAAAGTTCGACTTCGCGACTGGCAGTGGCTTTTGCCAGCAGCACGGCTTTGCTGCCGGGAATGGTGCCGGCCCAGGCCAACTCGTTGATGCGGCTCGGATCGCGGGCGTCGGGGGCCTGGATCAAGTCGCTGAAGGCCACGTTTAGGGCCTCGGCGACACGGTCCAGGGTGGTCAGGCTGACATTTTTTTCCCCGGCTTCTATAGCCACCAGCATGCGCCGGCTGACCCCGGACAGTTCCGCCAGCGCGGTCTGGCTGAGCTGCGCGGCATGCCGCAGGCGGCGGACGTTCTGGCTGACGTGTTGCAGGACGGACGCCCGCTGGCCGTTTTCTTTGTGCACTATATTGCTCACATGCTAGGGCTGCGCATTATACTGCCCAACTTCGGGCGCATTGTGCGTCCGCCTCAAGTGGCGCGCAAGGTCATGACACCGGTGAACTCCCCTCAAGCTTCCTCCCGCTTCTCAAGGTTCAGCAAAGCTGAATGCGTGCTGGTGTTGATCACCATGATCTGGGGCGGAACCTTCTTGTTGGTGCAGCACGCCATGACCGTCAGCGGGCCGATGTTTTTCGTTGGTCTGCGCTTCGCCGCCGCGGCGGGGTTTGTCGCACTGTTCTCCTGGCGGCATCTGCGGGACCTGACCCTGTTCGAGCTCAAGGCCGGGAGCTTCATCGGCGTGGCGATCATGCTCGGCTATGGCTTGCAAACGGTCGGCCTGCAAACCATTCCCAGCAGCCAGTCGGCGTTCATCACCGCGCTGTACGTACCCTTCGTGCCGCTGTTGCAGTGGCTGGTGCTGGGCCGCCGGCCTGGCCTGATGCCGAGCATCGGCATCATGCTGGCGTTCACCGGGCTGATGCTGGTGTCAGGTCCTGCGGGTGCTTCGCTGAATTTCAGTGCCGGCGAAATTGCCACGCTGATCAGCGCCATCGCGATTGCCGCCGAGATCATCCTGATCAGCGCCTATGCCGGCCAGGTCGATGTGCGCCGGGTGACCGTGGTGCAACTGGCAAGCACGGCGGTGCTGGCATTCTTGATGGTAGTACCGACCCAGGAAACCATTCCGGATTTTTCCTGGTTGCTGCTGGTCAGCGCCGTCGGCCTGGGGGCCGCCAGCGCAGCGATCCAGGTAGCGATGAACTGGGCGCAGAAAAGCGTCTCGCCGACCCGCGCCACGCTGATCTATGCCGGCGAGCCAGTGTGGGCCGGCATCGCCGGGCGCCTGGCGGGCGAGCGCCTGCCAGCGATTGCCTTGTTCGGCGCAGCGCTGATCGTCGCGGCGGTGATTGTCAGTGAACTGAAGACCCGCAGCAAAGGTGCTGTCGAAGTGGATGAGGTGCTAGAGCGCGAGCAGTGAGGCCGGTGGACCAGCGCAATAGCGGCGAGCAAAATCCCCTCGCCACAGGTGATGTGTATCACGCGGTATTTGTGGCTAGCTCTGACTCCGCGTCTCCTCGCCAAAATAACGCAAAGTCAGAAAACTCCGTCCACTTTGTAGGATTCTGCGACACCCTCGCGGTTGGTGATCGGGGATACGCCACGTATGATCCCTGCTACTCACCCGCCGAATAGAAGCCTATGTCACTGATAGTTCTATTGCTTTTGCCCTTCATCGGCAGCTGTGTCGCGGCGCTGCTGCCGCATAACGCCCGTAACGCCGAATCATTGCTGGCGGGCCTCGTGGCCCTGGTCGGCACCGTTCAGGTGGCCTTGTTGTACCCGCAGATCGCCGACGGCGGCGTGATCCGTGAGCAATATTCCTGGTTGCCCAGCCTCGGCCTGGATTTCGTGCTGCGCCTGGATGGTTTTGCCTGGCTGTTTTCCTTGCTGGTGCTGGGCATCGGCACACTGGTGTCGCTGTACGCCCGCTACTACATGTCGCCGGACGATCCGGTGCCGCGCTTCTTTGCCTTTTTCCTGGCGTTCATGGGCGCCATGCTCGGGCTGGTGATCTCCGGCAACCTGATCCAGATGGTGTTCTTCTGGGAGCTGACCAGCCTGTTCTCGTTCCTGCTGATCGGCTACTGGCACCACCGCGCTGACGCCCGGCGCGGTGCCTACATGGCCTTGATGGTGACCGGGGCCGGCGGGCTGTGCCTGTTGGCCGGAGTGATGCTGCTCGGCCATGTGGTGGGCAGCTATGACCTGGACAAGGTCCTCGCCGCTGGCGATCTGATCCGCGCCCATGCCCTCTACCCCACCCTGCTCTCGCTGATCCTGATCGGCGCCCTGAGCAAAAGCGCCCAGTTCCCTTTCCATTTCTGGCTGCCCCACGCCATGGCCGCGCCGACGCCGGTGTCGGCCTATCTGCACTCGGCGACCATGGTCAAGGCCGGGGTGTTCCTGTTGGCGCGGTTGTGGCCAGCGCTGTCGGGCAGTGAACAATGGTTCTATATCGTCGGCGGCGCGGGGGCCTGTACTTTGCTGCTGGGCGCCTACTGCGCAATGTTCCAGAACGATCTCAAAGGGCTGCTGGCCTACTCCACCATCAGCCACCTCGGGTTGATCACCCTGCTGCTGGGCCTGAACAGTCCACTGGCGGCGGTGGCGGCGGTGTTTCATATCCTCAACCACGCCACCTTCAAGGCCTCGCTGTTCATGGCCGCCGGGATCATCGACCACGAAAGCGGTACCCGCGACATTCGCAAGCTCAGCGGCCTGGTGCGGCTGATTCCGTTCACCGCGACCCTGGCGATGGTGGCCAGCGCGGCAATGGCCGGGGTGCCGCTGCTCAATGGTTTCCTGTCCAAGGAAATGTTTTTCGCCGAGACCGTGTTCATTTCCGCCACGGCCTGGGTCGAGTTGACGCTACCGATCATCGCCACCATCGCCGGGACCTTCAGCGTCGCCTACTCCCTGCGCTTCACCGTGGACGTGTTCTTCGGCCCCACCGCCACCGACCTGCCCCATACCCCCCACGAGCCGCCGCGCTGGATGCGCGCGCCGGTGGAGTTGCTGGTGTTCACCTGCCTGGTGGTGGGGATTTTCCCGGCCCAGGTGGTCGGCTCGTTGCTCGCCGCTGCGGCGTTGCCGGTGGTGGGCGGCACCTTGCCCGAGTACAGCCTGGCGATCTGGCATGGCCTCAACGCGCCGATGATCATGAGCCTGGTGGCGATGTCCGGCGGCATCGTGCTGTACCTGCTGTTGCGTAACCAGTTCAGGCAAGGGCACATCAAGCACCCTCCGTTCATTGGCCGGCTCAGCGGCAAGCGGTTGTTCGAACGCTGCCTGGTGCTGATGATGCGCCAGAGCCGGCGGCTGGAACGGCTGATCAGCACCCGTCGCCTGCAGGCCCAGTTGTTCTGGCTGGTGCTGGCTGCGGTGCTCGCCGGGTTGATCCCGATGCTGCACAGCACGCTGGTCTGGGGTGACCGGCCGAAAATCCCCGGCTCCATCGTCTTCGTCTGCCTCTGGCTGCTGGCGATCGCCTGTGCCCTGGGCGCGGCCTGGCAGGCCAAGTATCACCGGCTCGCGGCCCTGACCATGGTCAGCGTCTGCGGCCTGATGACCTGCGTGACCTTCGTCTGGTTCTCCGCGCCCGACCTGGCCTTGACGCAACTGGTGGTGGAAGTGGTGACCACGGTGCTGATTCTGCTCGGCTTGCGCTGGCTGCCACGGCGGATCGAGGATGCCTCGCCCCGGCCCAATAGCGAACGGCGCGCACGCATCCGGCGCTTGCGAGACTTGCTGTTATCCGTCGCGGTGGGGGGTGGCATGGCGCTGCTGGCCTACGCGATGCTGACCCGGCAGACGCCCAACGACATTTCTTCGTTCTACCTCAGCCGTGCCCTGCCCGAAGGTGGCGGCAGCAATGTGGTGAACGTGATGCTGGTGGACTTCCGTGGCTTCGACACCCTGGGAGAA
Coding sequences within:
- a CDS encoding XRE family transcriptional regulator is translated as MHKENGQRASVLQHVSQNVRRLRHAAQLSQTALAELSGVSRRMLVAIEAGEKNVSLTTLDRVAEALNVAFSDLIQAPDARDPSRINELAWAGTIPGSKAVLLAKATASREVELWEWRLEPGEHYHSEPDADGWSEQLYVFEGCLTLLLGDEERRISAGEFFMFASNQPHAYRNDGPVAARFVRNVVI
- a CDS encoding DMT family transporter; amino-acid sequence: MLGLRIILPNFGRIVRPPQVARKVMTPVNSPQASSRFSRFSKAECVLVLITMIWGGTFLLVQHAMTVSGPMFFVGLRFAAAAGFVALFSWRHLRDLTLFELKAGSFIGVAIMLGYGLQTVGLQTIPSSQSAFITALYVPFVPLLQWLVLGRRPGLMPSIGIMLAFTGLMLVSGPAGASLNFSAGEIATLISAIAIAAEIILISAYAGQVDVRRVTVVQLASTAVLAFLMVVPTQETIPDFSWLLLVSAVGLGAASAAIQVAMNWAQKSVSPTRATLIYAGEPVWAGIAGRLAGERLPAIALFGAALIVAAVIVSELKTRSKGAVEVDEVLEREQ
- a CDS encoding monovalent cation/H+ antiporter subunit A, translated to MSLIVLLLLPFIGSCVAALLPHNARNAESLLAGLVALVGTVQVALLYPQIADGGVIREQYSWLPSLGLDFVLRLDGFAWLFSLLVLGIGTLVSLYARYYMSPDDPVPRFFAFFLAFMGAMLGLVISGNLIQMVFFWELTSLFSFLLIGYWHHRADARRGAYMALMVTGAGGLCLLAGVMLLGHVVGSYDLDKVLAAGDLIRAHALYPTLLSLILIGALSKSAQFPFHFWLPHAMAAPTPVSAYLHSATMVKAGVFLLARLWPALSGSEQWFYIVGGAGACTLLLGAYCAMFQNDLKGLLAYSTISHLGLITLLLGLNSPLAAVAAVFHILNHATFKASLFMAAGIIDHESGTRDIRKLSGLVRLIPFTATLAMVASAAMAGVPLLNGFLSKEMFFAETVFISATAWVELTLPIIATIAGTFSVAYSLRFTVDVFFGPTATDLPHTPHEPPRWMRAPVELLVFTCLVVGIFPAQVVGSLLAAAALPVVGGTLPEYSLAIWHGLNAPMIMSLVAMSGGIVLYLLLRNQFRQGHIKHPPFIGRLSGKRLFERCLVLMMRQSRRLERLISTRRLQAQLFWLVLAAVLAGLIPMLHSTLVWGDRPKIPGSIVFVCLWLLAIACALGAAWQAKYHRLAALTMVSVCGLMTCVTFVWFSAPDLALTQLVVEVVTTVLILLGLRWLPRRIEDASPRPNSERRARIRRLRDLLLSVAVGGGMALLAYAMLTRQTPNDISSFYLSRALPEGGGSNVVNVMLVDFRGFDTLGEITVLVAVALAVFALLRRFRPPKESMQLPAQQRLLAPDVVTDLVNPRHASDTALGFMMVPSVLVRLLLPIALVVSFYLFMRGHNQPGGGFVAGLVMSVAFILQYMVAGTQWVEAQMSLRPLRWMGTGLLFATATGLGAMVVGYPFLTTHTWHFHLPLLGDIHLASALFFDIGVYAVVVGSTLLILTALAHQSVRAHKPGLQAKPVAPVKGATA